Within the Flavobacterium sp. 9R genome, the region AAATCTTACTTTCTTATCTCCTTCTACTCTAATACCTACTCTTGTAGTTTCCTTAGTTTTAGGATCTATAAGAGCAATGTTAGAAATTTGTATAGAAGCTTCCTTTTTTACAATACCACCTTGAGGGTTTTTAGCACTTGGCTTCGTGTGTTTAGAAACCATGTTTACACCTTCAACAATCGCTTTGTTTTTCTCACGGTAAACACGTAATACTTTACCTTCAGCACCTTTATGGTCTCCAGCAATTACTCTTACGATATCTCCTGATTTTATTTTTAGCTTTATCATCTTATAACGAATTAAAGCACTTCTGGTGCTAATGATACAATTTTCATGAATTGTTTTTCACGAAGTTCTCTTGCTACCGGACCAAAAACACGAGTTCCTCTCATTTCACCAGCTGCGTTTAACAATACACATGCATTGTCATCGAATCTGATGTATGAACCATCTGCTCTTCTTACTTCTTTTTTGGTACGTACAACAACTGCAGTTGAAACAGCTCCTTTTTTTACGTTTCCGTTTGGAGTTGCATCTTTGATAGAAACTACAATCTTGTCACCAACAGAGGCATACCTTCTTTTGGTACCTCCTAAAACACGGATAGTTAAAACTTCTTTAGCTCCTGTGTTATCTGCTACTTTTAGTCTTGATTCTTGTTGTACCATAATTATTTAGCTCTTTCAATGATTTCAACTAATCTCCAACATTTTGATTTACTCAAAGGACGCGTTTCGCTAATTCTTACAGTATCTCCAATGTTACAGTCGTTTGTTTCGTCGTGTGCAACAAATTTCTTTGTTTTCAACACGAACTTACCGTATAATGGGTGCTTTACTTTAGTTACTTGAGCAACAACAATAGACTTATCCATTTTGTTTGAAGTAACCACACCAATTCTTTCTTTTCTTAAATTTCTTTTTTCCATCTTTCAGCAGATTACAATTATTGTAACTCTCTTTTAGTAAGTTCTGTAGCTAATCTAGCAACCGCTCTACGTACACTTCTTATTTGAAGTGGATTTTCGATCGGAGAAATAGCGTGAGCCATTTTTAAATCGGCATAAACCTTTTTAGTTTGACTTAGTTTTTCTTGCAACTCCGCTGCAGAAAGATCTTTTATTTCTGATTGTTTCATAATATAATATAGATTATGCTTCGAAATCTCTTGCAACAACGAATTTAGTTTTAACTGGAAGCTTTT harbors:
- the rpmC gene encoding 50S ribosomal protein L29 — protein: MKQSEIKDLSAAELQEKLSQTKKVYADLKMAHAISPIENPLQIRSVRRAVARLATELTKRELQ
- the rplN gene encoding 50S ribosomal protein L14 — protein: MVQQESRLKVADNTGAKEVLTIRVLGGTKRRYASVGDKIVVSIKDATPNGNVKKGAVSTAVVVRTKKEVRRADGSYIRFDDNACVLLNAAGEMRGTRVFGPVARELREKQFMKIVSLAPEVL
- the rpsQ gene encoding 30S ribosomal protein S17 encodes the protein MEKRNLRKERIGVVTSNKMDKSIVVAQVTKVKHPLYGKFVLKTKKFVAHDETNDCNIGDTVRISETRPLSKSKCWRLVEIIERAK
- the rplX gene encoding 50S ribosomal protein L24, which translates into the protein MIKLKIKSGDIVRVIAGDHKGAEGKVLRVYREKNKAIVEGVNMVSKHTKPSAKNPQGGIVKKEASIQISNIALIDPKTKETTRVGIRVEGDKKVRFSKKSNQVL